The Seriola aureovittata isolate HTS-2021-v1 ecotype China chromosome 7, ASM2101889v1, whole genome shotgun sequence genome includes the window CTAGTGCATATTCACTGGCAgagataaaaatattcattatttattttatatgtttatttatctttatacaCAGCATATGGCCAACTGGACTATTTAATGTAACGGAGCTAGAAGTAATGTTATTAGGAGGACACAtaactaaaaacacacattacagtGTGTTGCTTTTAAAAGGTGTAATGGGGCACAGATACCTTCTTTATCaatttaaatcaataaacattagtttttttagtttgtatACTACACATATTCTTTGCATGTGTTCAATCTTATTACCATGCACATATGAAGCTAATGCTTCCCAAGAAACTAcacctgtcttttttttttttttcttggtaaaGCTTAATGAAAACACCGTATGTAATGTACAGGTCAGGTCGGGTCGGGTCGGGTGTGGAGGTTCCCAAGCAAAGCTTTCACTCTGGCCATGTAGATGATAATACATTCTCCACCACATAGCCTGAGTGATACTGTTTCAGCTAAGAGCTGTAATGAGTCACTTGATCATCTGTTTTGataattcatttattgtttcagccacttttcaagcaaaaaatttcaaacatttgctggtttttGCTACTTTTCTCTGTCACAGGTGATAGTTTTATGAAATGAACTGACAGATAAAGCACTTTTAAGATGACACCTTTGGGCTGTGGGAAGTTTCAACAGGCACTTTTCACtacttgtttacatttcatggaataaataaataattaggtCATTAATCAGTGAGCAAATAGTTAGTTGCATTCCCAGTCTCCATGGATTCACTCAAACTTACATTATGTTATTGTGTTATGTTGAATTACTGCTGCCACTGTCTGGTggagtttttccttttttcatggAGGATTTTAAGATGAAGGGTGAATAAAACAGTGTGCACATATTTACATACAGATTGTAAAAACCTATCAGACAAACTTGTGATTTGGGCGTCCTTGAATGAAGTTGACTGATAAGTGGATAGAGGTAGTTTATTTTATCacagtttgtataaaaatactaaaaatggaaacagaggttacaccctCCCCTCCACAAACAGTTCTGCAGCCGGGAAAATTATGTGtttagaggtttttttttaacaataatcAGAGAAAAATCGAATTTTACAGCTTTACAGCAAACCTTGGTTTAGCACAGATTAGTGCACATGTACTTAAAGGGAACTGAGTACAATGTCAGTCTATTAGAGGGCAGAAAAGGCAACTCCAAAGCATGCATGACAAACTACTTCTTTCAAAttgctttaatatttttctattcaCCAAAGTGAGTATGAAATAAGGAGTGTGAGTAATGTGCCAGTCCAGTAGGGGGCAGCAGGTGTTGCGGCTCCgttgcacaggtgtgtgttgcagcattCATTGGTGAAGGTGAAGTTGAGTCCCATGGCATATTTTTCACCCGTGAGTCCACACAGGGCGGGCAGGACGCAGCTCTTCTCATACAGCACCACATGGAAGTCTCCTGAAAGTTCAGTAGAAACATCAGTTGAAGAGtcgcacacacaaaacaaaccgCACTGACACGACTCCCTCCGCGCTCAGCCTTTCTCActtctttttctcagttttgattcatttaaattttgctCAGTGACTTGACACGCCCTCACCTTTCATGCCCACAGCTCTGCTGGACAGACAGAGCTGCCCGGGTGGACACTTGAGAGGAAATCTGATGCAGTCCAGAGGTGAGATGGCAGGAAAGACACAAGTGTAACAGAAGAGGGGAACTACAAGACAGATATGTTGATTAAAACCACACAATGACTTTTAATAGTCTTTTGCAGAGGATTGTGAGAGATATAGTAATTCTGATGCAAGACACGATGAGAAGGACAGAAACTGTACCATCCATTGCTCTGAATTTAAAAACAGGCAACAAAATTCTCAAGCGTTAATGTTTTGTAATTGATGAGCTCATTTAATATTGTATCATTAGAATTGGTGGTATTTGCTTCTACAATTGTATAATTATTATGGAAGTAAAATAAGTTGAAATTTAAAAGGTGATACATTGGCAACtatttgataattgattaattgtccgggtcatttttcaaactaaaatgctAGAAATTTGCTTTGTTTCATCAAATGTGAAGATTAGCCTGTTTCCGTTTACATCACGGaaacttctttttttcactattttctaacatCTGATCGACCAAACAGTTAATcagttgagaaaataattggcagatcaaaataatcaaaataatctttagttgcatCCCTCTTAGCTGCAAAACCCAAAGTGTTTCTGTTGGCAACAGCATGCATCTTTTGTACTCATATACACAAGTGAACACACAGTCTTATGTTTTGTTCCCTTACCCACAGCTGGAAGTAaacagaggagaagcagaggacaAACCAGCTTCAACATTactgactgtttctgtctcaaAGGGGGAAAATGCTCTTGTGGTTCGATTCTTCAGCTCTTAATGtcgtctctttcttttttatcttctaGAAGAAACCATCCGTCTTCATCTTGAACACAAGAAACCTGgtaaagtcttgttttttaaagattcCAGTCAGCTTTATCCAGGCTTTCTTGGCTTCCTCATGCGGCCCAGCTGCAGAGATCTGAAGGTAAATCTCTTCTGCTTTCTCTAGATATTCTGTTAATTAACTCCAAGAATCTCCACACCCCAATCCATATGATTCAATTAGGCTGTTAGCTTCCCGGTGACAGCAATGATTTTTTCAGTGCTGCCTGGGCTCGCCTTCCTACAGAGAATGGCCCCATTCAGATTTAAGAGAATCAATGGAGCTTTGTTAGGAAACAACACTCCAGTATAAAATCGATAtacaaattgtcattttatgtcttatgcCATGCTTTTTTAAACAGAGTGATAAGACACGTTGCCTGTATTAAGGTGAAACAGGGCAGGTTTATTAAATCATGTCTTAGTTCCTAATGAAAGACGTTGAGTTTGGTGGGAGTGCTGTCAAGTGACCTGCAGTCCCATGACTAGAAGTAGGGACAGTGCCATGGTTTTTAACTATATGGAAAAAAGATGTTGAATACACAGGTCTTTTAAGGCTGTTTTGGTACACAGAAAAAGGCGGCTTGTCGgtttatgttaaaataaactCTAATACCTTAGTTTTATAAGAAAATGTATAGTTTTCAGTGAGGAATGGCGGTAATATTGTTAGATAAGATAATCATATTAGACACCACTTCATCTCTGtccactctttctctctgtttctatttttcagccatacaagAGGCCCTTGTTCCTACCACGGTAAAGATGACCTAATTAGACCACAGTGAAACTGCAAATAAATCTGGCATTTCTTTtaagacagggaaaaaaaaaaacagttggcCGGGGTCAGTCACATAATTAATACAGGCCATGAAAGGTGATTTTCTAATACTTGACTGCGTTTATCGACGGTGACTCAATAAAGCTTTGACCTATTGTCAGATTTTTggctgtgctctctctctctcgctctctctctttctgaccAAGAAGTGTGAAGTTTTCAACAGAAGAGTCCCGCactttgttttaacttttattaaatatcagtgtttgaaatgttattgcacaaaggggagggggggggtgtgaaCTGAAACATGAAAGGGCCTTCTCTAAACTGGAataaacaggaataaatgacCAGGGTGTCTttatacttttggccatatagtgCAGCTTTTATTCTATTCTGACCTTCATGAACCAGAACTTTTTGTACACAGCTGCTTtcaattctcaccacagtcaAATTAAGGctatcatctctctctccctgctgcagCTCTACTCAACACAAGACAAGGAGAGTTGGCCTCTGGACGCCCCCTACTGGAGGAAAGAAGGCACGGCTCGCTTGTCGACCTGCTGACGCCTCATGCGGACGACACCTGCGTCCACTCGCACTGCTGCTCTCTTGCCGTGCAGGTCATCCAGCAGTTGCAGACAGGCGTGCTGCAGCCTCGCCAGCTCAGCCTCAGAGGACATTAGACATTGCTTCAGCACCGCACTGctctgagagacacacaggaaacacattaaGCCTGATTTCTGATTCAGTGTTAAACCACtgaatgctttttttaaaacatatggTGTGAACATCTGCCAATACACACAGCATACATGCTTATATTATTTGAATATGAAGGTGCTCtggtttacagtttgtttgtctATAATCTTTATTTTCACACGAGGAGAGAAGGTCCTACTATCTTATATGAAAGGAAACTTTTCTTAAATATACCTCTCTAGCTATGTTTAAAGATGCAGTGGAAGGATGAACCTCTACTCCAcaccttgtttgttttctgttattacCTGTATTCAGATCAGTGTATGTTTCTGGGTGTCTTCTTTAACAGCCCTTATCATGCGTCATGGTGGTATCAGGAGACAAGTCccagttttggtttgttttagaTTAATAATGCAGATTGTTGTCTGCAGTAGTGTGAGCGCAATCTAACACAATAATACCTTTATCAGTTTATTTGGGAATGTTTTCAAACGTTGGTTCCACTGTGTAATAAGGCATACTAGCTCATGgttcataaataatttattaaaactTTATAGATCAGTAACAAATCATTGCTAAGACCGAATATGAGGTTGGCAggatgtgaaaaaataaattggGCTGCTGTAGTAAACTTATCACAGGGTCAGACAGCTCTGTAATGTAAAAGGTGTTGCTGTGAGTGACAAGCCTGCAGAGAGTTATCACCCAGCTCTGCAGCTCCCTTGTCGCTTAGCGCATTGTTTTAGTTTGGTTCAGTCCCACCACTCTCATCATCAGTATCAttgcctgctgctgtttttggtggaaaaagctctgataaaatGCAGCATTCAAGAGCAGACAGGCTGAGTTAGTAGCTCTTAGTGGAGCTTTTAGCAGCTGAatagccagatgtttccctgaGGAGCTGGTGGTAGGGAACAAAAGGTGTTTGAACTATTGGAGGATTCGTCCTCATTTATTTAAGAGCAGCAAGATACAGCAAGCAAGCACAAGAAAACGATGTACACCAGCCAAATGGGTTATTactgatctataaagcattaataaatgattagtTAAGAATTAATAAAACCATTAGTTATGGGGCAGAACCTCTTACTGAAGTATGAAGCAGAACGTGGTGGAAGCCAAATGTCACTGTCGCCTTCATTTATGAgtgtatttgacattttggaggaAGTAAACACCTGTATGAGATGAGCAGCTTCAGGTAACTGCGTGCCCGGGTGTCTCTGATAAACCTGCACCAGAGGCCTGTTGAGTTTCTCTCTGGACAGTATATCGCCACTGTACTCTGGACCCTGTGAACAGAATAACACAAGGGAAAACATCACCTTGTGGAAACTGTCACTGAATCGCAAACAAAGTCCCTGATCCTGTTCCACATGCACGCTAACCTGCGCTCTGCCGTGGCTGTGACGAATGCAGTTTATTTGCCTCTGCTTGCGAAACATGGCCTGTCGGGCGGCTGCAGACATCACAGTCAGGTTTTGCTGCGaaagacagaatgaaaagaaaaactcaaatttCTGTGCCgcatgcagatgtttcacacGTGGTCGTGTTCGTGTTTACCTGCAGACCGACTGTCTCTGCGATTTTCTTCACCAGGCCATCGTTGACGGTACAGTGAGCAACTTTCTGCCTGGCGATGGCGTTGGTCAGCATCCGTCTGATGTTTTCCCTCAGTAGCAGTGACTGGTTGACTGTCAAAGTCGACGACTCTAAAACCTGTTTACACACTGCAGGAGGACAAACCAGTGATGGAAAAAATGACCTTTTAtctgtttcatttaaacaaGCCATGCTGGACTGCTTTATTTTCTTAGGTCAAAAGGACAGTGAGCTTTTAACACATCTGCGTCTCATACCATTTAATTTTTACAGAACTATAACTGTTTTACTTGAGTAGTAAGTTGGTGATGTGTAagtgacagacagtgacagtgtaaGCAGAAGAGATACTGCAGTAATAATGCACATATATTTGCTCCTGTACATTGGTAGTACAGTAGTTACTctgaaatttacatttcaattgGACTGCCATGGAATTTGGCAGACATTGTGCCTGCTTAACACCATCATGTTAGCATTTTCATCATGGGTGTGTTtgcgttagcatttagctcaaagcaccattGTGCATAAATACAGGCTTACACAGCTGCTAGCATGCCTGTTAATACTAGTCTACATGGCCACAATATTTCTTGTATATTCTGTGCACATTAAAACATATGAATACTGCAGTAAACTAGTTTCTTCAGTTTCATACTCTGCAAATACAGATATTTTCATATTGAATCCATAATTCCACATCGTACCTCTTTCAATTTTACTAGTTCCATTTTTTGGACACGTTTTTTGCTCTTGGGAGCTGCTTTTCCTGCTGCAACAGCATGACTCCCTGCAGGGACTGATACAGTTTTACTTTCTGTCCTGGGTGTACCTGGTGTAAAGGGGCTGATGGCGTCAGTTTTGGTGAAGGTCTGGGCAGCGTTGCCATGTCCTCCAGCAGAACCGCTGTGCGGCAGCAGCTCCAGGACACGAGCCCTTTCACTGGCACAGTCCAGCAGCCGTCTGCTGCTCTGACCCAGGGCCTGGAAGAGACAGATGAGGGACTTATGTCACAGTGGAGCTGCAACTTATCATTATTTCCATTACTGATTAAtgtgcagattattttcattaattttgccattattacattaatatttacCTCAAAGCGCCACAGTGGCAAACAACATCCTCACAGTTAAGTGCCTGGTATCCCTGGGGCCAGTTGCCATAAcaccttgagttaagattttccttgaAATAATAacggttgcacaaaacacctttgtCTGACTGTCTAGAGTTGGATAACTCTACTTTCCACAGCTTGATGAGCTCTATGGTTTTATGTCACATGATCTGTCTGGTCAGGTAGAGTCCAGGTGTTTCATGTCCACAGGTGAACAGTGTGCCGGGTCACTCACTGAGTTTAAACTCTCTGACCGTCTGCTGAAGTTCCCGTCAAAACTACAGGAGGATGAGAGAGCAGCGCACTCTTCTAATGTTGCTGTCTTCCCAAACAAACggtttccatggaaactgtaGAATTATACTGctttaaaatctctttcactgccgTAAATTACTCCTTcactaaggaaaccttttaagagattttgTGCAACACCCTTTAGTAACTCCCTCagtgacagagaaataaaaccttaagCGTtatacttaagtagaaaacatgaggtgttttgtgcaactggccgcaggcctttattttttttaaaattagcaCTTAAGtattttcttcaaaaaaaacaacaaaaaaacaaaagaaacaacaacaacaacaaccaaaaatcGAGTGATCAATCGAGAATCAAGTGATGATGAGAGAAGGGTGGGGACTATTCATGCATGGAGGCTTCAGGGGTGTTGCTTTTCTTCCGTTAGCCACTAAATCACATGGATGGTCAAGTGGAATTggagagaacagaaagaaacagagacggaGTCGGGTGGGGGGTGGaactttaaagtaaaacaagtCAGCTGATGAAGACAGAACAGTGGCGCTGTAAATCACCTGTAGCTGggtgagtgtgtttgtcagtgctCCCTCCAGATCTTGTTTCAACTCGGCCAGCTCTCTTCTCTCACACAACAGCAAGTAATCAGCACCATCTCTCTCCTGCAACGCAGCAGACCTGTCAGCGAACGCATCTCTTCTCCTGACGAATTCAGTTCACAACACTGAACTTAATGGGTTAATCCTTTACATATCATTTACATATCTGGTGTTGCATTAGGTCTTAATGGTAAAATcgtaacatactgtatttcagtTATTATTGAAAGGATTTAAAGATGATTTCATAATGTTAGAGGTTTTTAGGATTTGAACTAAATTTGATGGAAGTTTTCGAACTTATATGCTTCTATAGGTAAAATCTCTAAAAACAAGTcctgtgctgtgctgctgtgcagaaaataaactaaatattgTCAGAGTTAATCTTTTCTTCAGATTAattcaaaatgtccaaaactaGAAGTGGTTCAGACCGAAAGTTGAAAACACCTGAGACAACAGCCAAGTGTCAGAACATTGTCCTTGTGGTCCGACTCAAACTCCACAGTTGATCTCTGTGGAGAAATTCTCTCTTTGGTGTTTCTTCTCCATGAGATGGTCAgaaccaaacaacaacaacaagcccTGAAGTGATTAATGATTCAGTGTTTCCCTCATGGAGCATCTGGTCATATGACTGTATTTATCACACCGTGGCCCAAAGAACAAAGCACATAGGAGACATGGATGGACGGACTTAATGGGCCCACCAGGGTCAGGTAGAGCCTCTGTTTGAAGGGACTATTGACATATTTTGTCATCTCTTTCAGTCTGAGGGACTTGCTTCTATACAGGAGGGGTGGGGGACCTTTTACATGTGTGTGCCCAGGGGTCTATAGTCTCATCTGCCCATGTGTGGAGAGCATCCTGATAAGAGCACGCTGGGTCAAAAGAAATCTGTAGCTGTAATCTATAGCTGCAGCAAAGTGGATACAAGACTCgctgtttatgttgtgtgaTTTGCTGCTCTGTTCAAACCGATAACGGCCGAGTTATGTAAACTTACCGTCTCAGCAGTGGATGGCCTCCTGGTCCTCCCCTCTGAGCTCCTCCTGTTGACGGTCAGATCAGTCCTGAGGCTGCGCAGCATCCTCTCCAGGTgacccctctccctctccagcttCATCCCCTCCTGGGTCACCTTGCCGGCCTGCCTGCGCAGCTGGCCCTCCACCTCCCGCACCCTCCGCATGTACTCACCGGCCACCGCGACGCTGGCTCCAGCACACTGCTCACGCAGGCTGGTAGGTGGGAATGGGGCCACAGATGTCCTCTGGGACCCACTGGGGAACTTGAGAGGAAAGTTAAATAGCAATTTCCAAATAGAAGTACATTGGGGGGTACAACTTTGAACTACTTGCCCTTCACttgagtttctcttttttatgcAACTTATGTTGCTCTACATTtcagggaaatattgtactttttactacACTACATCTATTTAACAGTACATAATTACTTTATTAAACCATGAATACGATTAATGTGAAAAActatatttgaatatttaacttTTACGCATATACTATAAATATAGTTTACTGATACTTGCATTTTCACTGAAGTATAAATTTTAGCAGTGTTATAAATACTCTAAGTAAACGATATGATTACTTCTGCCACTGCTGTCTGtacaaaacaaagtcattattGTCTTTATAAAAAGTTGAAGTTGTTCTGAGATGTTCCATAGCCAAATTAATTAACTGTAAGTGCGTTTAACCTCCCATGAAAACTTCTCTTAACTCAACTTGGGtcttaaattaaaacttttataggacagatgttgctgttttttctgaCTATTTTGTTCAAGAACACAAAAGTAACCTGACAAAAGCATCTGGTGAACCTCTGAAAATGCACCAGGAACTCATTTAAGGATCATAACAGGAGGTTGGGGACCAGTGACCTTGGCTACATGATCCTCATCTCAACTTTacctgaaaataaaagttttaaatgatTGTGATACACTtgtaatattatcattatcattgtcattgtcacttGCCACCGCTCCCTGTATTTTTCTCACCGCTCCTGTAGTCTGGGGCCTCAACATCTTGTTTTCGCAGATGCAGTCACGACCCTCTCCGCATTCCTCCTCTGGGATCTTATCTTCGGATGTTTCCGCTGTGCCGCCTGAGCGCTTCGGGGTGAAACCGGCGGCGCTGCTGCTGATCCGGGTCCGGCTACAAGTCGCCGACCGCCCGGCCCGAGTCTGCCGCACCAGGCGCTCCGCCCGCTGAATGGAGCGGACCGTCCCATCGCGCCAGGACAGCGGTCCGACGGTGACAGAGCCGAGGAGAACCGACTGGACCTGCATTCCTTGACATGTAGTTTCCTCCTAAACTGTTATCTCTCTGAATTAGATAAACCCCTCCAGGCCACTGTGAAGCCTCCAGGGTGAAAACTTGAATGAATTGTTGGTATTAGCTCCATAGCAACAGTTCCTGAAGTAACTAGAAACTCAAAGCTGTTTGGTGATTGGACAGTAAGGAGACGACAGGGGGCACTTTTCTTTTAACGTTCATTTTCCCCTCAGACAATGTTAATGCTGAACCACATTTACAGGGAGGATCAGCATGAAACTCTCCCAGGTGAATCAtcagaacaaaagatgaacaacCGTGTCtgaaaatatctggttctttgcTGGAAAGTGAAAGGTACAAGCATGGGCAGATTCTAAAACAATGGGGCCCTGGGCACAGACACCTCTCCTACTGTATAGGAGCAAGACCCCCAGGTAGAAAGCACAAGAGGCAAGAGGAAAGtctttgtggtagttttgcccttttctgtagttgttttatgtccGTATGTGCGTGtctctctttgtggttgttttgagtcttaGAAGTCAGTGCATGCCTGTTTTAGTGACACTTTGCAAGTGAAGCCTTGCTACGGCCCTTAGTGGCCTCCTATGGTGGTTCAGTTTTCCATTCACGGATACAAGCCTGTGTTCATGAAAACTCCTGAGGGAGAGGTTAACTACAACTCCCAAAGTGCCTTTTGGCGAGAAATGTCCAAACACTGAGCCTAAAATTCACTTGGTGCTGCTAACGGCGGGAGAAAGCtaaagatgatgatgttgagAAAGTgacaacacaaactgcagtttcAATCAATTCACTTTTGAACTCTGTGTTAATTTTGGATAAATTCAGCAACTATGACGCCATGTTTTGTTCCCTAATTCAAACACAAAGCGATTTGAATTTATTGCCGCTATGATTCACAATTCTGACTGGCTTTTTCTCCATGGCAACCGTGGCAGAGGgtcatgggtattgtagtattgaGTCCCATCCACCATgtcaaaatgatggaaaaaaaacatgattcatcAGAATGACATAATTAGAAGTGGTGGTCATAACATAAATCCTactgaagtgaaactgaagATCTCGTTTAAAGAAACGTTTGAAGGCCATGCATGATGGTTAATGAAACAACAGCATCTTCAGACATCTAAATAACTTGGATCAGAGTGTTTAATTCTCTTgagctaaaagaaagaaaatgcataCGTCCCAGGTTAACAATacaagacatgaaaacattgaAGATGATTGAGAAAAGtaccaaaagaaaataaaaaatgtgacatatataaaagcagaaaatgaaagtggttaaaaaatattattttggtCCTAAGTATTCCCCTCCACGAGCACCAATCTAccactgtaaacaaaaaaattggCAGATCTCCACTGAGAAAGtaagaagacaaacacaagacaCCAATGCAAAGAGCATCACAGAATAAAGGGGGGAACATTCagatttaaaacaacatcatccccccaccccctctccgAAAGAACTTAATGAGACTTACTCAGATCCACTAACAATCACACCATTCAGAAACGTACCAGCAACAGTCTCACTGCATGAATTGAAATCTGCCTTACCATTAGACCCATTACATCAAAATAACTAGATACAGTAATCTGGTGGTCTTTAAATCAAGTATGAAACATCCAACTGTGAGAAGCTACACCTGACATCTctccacactgaaaacaatcaGGCTGTGTCTGACTCTCCAGCTAGTAATCATGGGAAATTAAACTCTTCCTTGGGCCATGGCAGAGCAAGGAGGGTCTGCCAGTGcaaacctcaaaaaaaaaaaaaaaaaattggaggGATAAATATAAATAGACTTCATGTAGACCACGATAAATATGTTGAAGAGGCAAAAAGGTGGTGCAGAAAGTGCTAAGTACTCCTCCAACTTTGTGCTGTTAGTTTGCGTCTTTGTCATTACGGCGCGTTCTCCCCCgtctcacagtgtgtgtttgacggCCGTCACAGGTTCACGTTTGTTCTGCAggttctgctgcagctctctgaacAGATGGTCCCGCTCCTCAGCATCCAACAGGATTTGCTACGTTGGAGAAGAATAACGATCTCAGTCAGTTCATAATGAGGCTTTATCGTTGCtggtttttcatcttttcatgttgacaataagaaaaatataaaagcatCAGACATTGGAATACGTAACATTGATGGCTTCATCTATCCGTT containing:
- the LOC130171644 gene encoding sperm acrosome membrane-associated protein 4-like, yielding MLKLVCPLLLLCLLPAVVPLFCYTCVFPAISPLDCIRFPLKCPPGQLCLSSRAVGMKGDFHVVLYEKSCVLPALCGLTGEKYAMGLNFTFTNECCNTHLCNGAATPAAPYWTGTLLTLLISYSLW
- the tektl1 gene encoding coiled-coil domain-containing protein 105 isoform X1 is translated as MQVQSVLLGSVTVGPLSWRDGTVRSIQRAERLVRQTRAGRSATCSRTRISSSAAGFTPKRSGGTAETSEDKIPEEECGEGRDCICENKMLRPQTTGAFPSGSQRTSVAPFPPTSLREQCAGASVAVAGEYMRRVREVEGQLRRQAGKVTQEGMKLERERGHLERMLRSLRTDLTVNRRSSEGRTRRPSTAETERDGADYLLLCERRELAELKQDLEGALTNTLTQLQALGQSSRRLLDCASERARVLELLPHSGSAGGHGNAAQTFTKTDAISPFTPVCKQVLESSTLTVNQSLLLRENIRRMLTNAIARQKVAHCTVNDGLVKKIAETVGLQQNLTVMSAAARQAMFRKQRQINCIRHSHGRAQVSVHVEQDQGLCLRFSDSFHKVMFSLVLFCSQGPEYSGDILSREKLNRPLVQVYQRHPGTQLPEAAHLIQSSAVLKQCLMSSEAELARLQHACLQLLDDLHGKRAAVRVDAGVVRMRRQQVDKRAVPSFLQ
- the tektl1 gene encoding coiled-coil domain-containing protein 105 isoform X4, which gives rise to MQVQSVLLGSVTVGPLSWRDGTVRSIQRAERLVRQTRAGRSATCSRTRISSSAAGFTPKRSGGTAETSEDKIPEEECGEGRDCICENKMLRPQTTGAFPSGSQRTSVAPFPPTSLREQCAGASVAVAGEYMRRVREVEGQLRRQAGKVTQEGMKLERERGHLERMLRSLRTDLTVNRRSSEGRTRRPSTAETALGQSSRRLLDCASERARVLELLPHSGSAGGHGNAAQTFTKTDAISPFTPVCKQVLESSTLTVNQSLLLRENIRRMLTNAIARQKVAHCTVNDGLVKKIAETVGLQQNLTVMSAAARQAMFRKQRQINCIRHSHGRAQVSVHVEQDQGLCLRFSDSFHKVMFSLVLFCSQGPEYSGDILSREKLNRPLVQVYQRHPGTQLPEAAHLIQSSAVLKQCLMSSEAELARLQHACLQLLDDLHGKRAAVRVDAGVVRMRRQQVDKRAVPSFLQ
- the tektl1 gene encoding coiled-coil domain-containing protein 105 isoform X3, with the translated sequence MQVQSVLLGSVTVGPLSWRDGTVRSIQRAERLVRQTRAGRSATCSRTRISSSAAGFTPKRSGGTAETSEDKIPEEECGEGRDCICENKMLRPQTTGAFPSGSQRTSVAPFPPTSLREQCAGASVAVAGEYMRRVREVEGQLRRQAGKVTQEGMKLERERGHLERMLRSLRTDLTVNRRSSEGRTRRPSTAETERDGADYLLLCERRELAELKQDLEGALTNTLTQLQALGQSSRRLLDCASERARVLELLPHSGSAGGHGNAAQTFTKTDAISPFTPVCKQVLESSTLTVNQSLLLRENIRRMLTNAIARQKVAHCTVNDGLVKKIAETVGLQQNLTVMSAAARQAMFRKQRQINCIRHSHGRAQGPEYSGDILSREKLNRPLVQVYQRHPGTQLPEAAHLIQSSAVLKQCLMSSEAELARLQHACLQLLDDLHGKRAAVRVDAGVVRMRRQQVDKRAVPSFLQ
- the tektl1 gene encoding coiled-coil domain-containing protein 105 isoform X2; the encoded protein is MQVQSVLLGSVTVGPLSWRDGTVRSIQRAERLVRQTRAGRSATCSRTRISSSAAGFTPKRSGGTAETSEDKIPEEECGEGRDCICENKMLRPQTTGAFPSGSQRTSVAPFPPTSLREQCAGASVAVAGEYMRRVREVEGQLRRQAGKVTQEGMKLERERGHLERMLRSLRTDLTVNRRSSEGRTRRPSTAETERDGADYLLLCERRELAELKQDLEGALTNTLTQLQALGQSSRRLLDCASERARVLELLPHSGSAGGHGNAAQTFTKTDAISPFTPVCKQVLESSTLTVNQSLLLRENIRRMLTNAIARQKVAHCTVNDGLVKKIAETVGLQQNLTVMSAAARQAMFRKQRQINCIRHSHGRAQVSVHVEQDQGLCLRFSDSFHKVMFSLVLFCSQGPEYSGDILSREKLNRPLVQVYQRHPGTQLPEAAHLIQVFTSSKMSNTLINEGDSDIWLPPRSASYFKQCGAEAMSNVL